The following are encoded in a window of Etheostoma cragini isolate CJK2018 chromosome 7, CSU_Ecrag_1.0, whole genome shotgun sequence genomic DNA:
- the clcnk gene encoding chloride channel K isoform X1, producing MKSLDEAPGTKTFSKNNNWDQENQSAASHNTNLLLGDPRTPCRRSRATVKGWLLKLRCCMGTVCGMEWYCYAALGILTAILSFLMDLSVAKLLRAHQWLYMKLEGNSLLQFFCWTLYPACLCAVSSSFSHNICPFSTGSGIPELRTMLVGIEMPQYLSLTNMFTKYLGLICTLSAGSTVYLGKVGPFVHLSTMVGAYLSNLCNLIQANEKDKAAGEMLVVAAAVGVASCFGAPITGVLFSVELMCSHFAVRHYCPCFFSAACGALTFRLFSVWSGDRVTPQALFKTNFPNALPFYPLEIVLFAFLGLLCGAACCCYLIGHRWILQFVKTNPIFNKMLTTEKGLYSGMVAFFLACLTFPHFVGQYMVSQYTMKQLLNSLLDSRQWSSQSHNASVQLGSEPLLEWSSSGSPFYLSLVVFLLMKMWMLVLACTLPLPAGYVMPVFIYGAALGRLFGEGVTGLTSGQQWASINPVNPGGYALAGAAAFCGAVTHTLSPALMAIELTGQFSHAIPIILATLLANAVSRSGDRPSFYDAISISKRLPYLPSLMKVCPRIPSTPVGQVLGVKSVQLKKAAGPVEMQHAVNTSTDPQIPVVDSHESQIILGVVLRSELLTFLRHCKTETLEKHLDEVCCIYPTSVLLSPHNTVQEAYSCLSLIGAQTLLVTDRGRLVGVITWPQMKRILEDLAKEI from the exons GGTGGCTGTTGAAGCTGAGGTGCTGTATGGGAACAGTGTGTGGAATGGAATGGTATTGCTACGCCGCTCTAGGAATTTTGACTGCCATCCTTAGCTTTCTAATGGATCTAAGTGTGGCAAAGCTGCTGAGAG CTCACCAATGGCTTTACATGAAGCTGGAAGGCAACAGTCTGCTGCAGTTCTTCTGCTGGACTCTTTACCCAGCATGCCTTTGTGCCGTCTCATCATCATTCTCCCACAACATTTGTCCCTTCTCCACAG GCTCGGGGATACCAGAGCTGAGAACCATGCTGGTCGGCATTGAAATGCCTCAATATTTGTCTCTCACTAATATGTTTACCAAGTATCTGGGCCTTATCTGTACACTGTCAGCAGGCAGCACTGTTTACCTGGGCAAAGTG GGTCCATTTGTGCATCTTTCCACCATGGTTGGAGCTTACCTGAGCAACCTATGCAACCTCATCCAAGCCAATGAGAAG gaCAAAGCTGCTGGAGAAATGCTGGTTGTAGCTGCTGCAGTTGGCGTAGCCAGCTGCTTTGGAGCTCCCATCACCG GTGTGTTGTTCAGTGTGGAATTGATGTGCTCTCACTTCGCCGTGAGGCATTACTGCCCATGTTTCTTCTCAGCCGCCTGTGGGGCACTGACCTTTCGCCTGTTCTCAGTGTGGAGTGGAGATAGAG TGACTCCTCAGGCATTGTTCAAAACTAATTTCCCCAATGCTTTACCTTTCTACCCGCTGGAGATTGTGCTCTTCGCTTTCCTGGG GCTGCTGTGTGGAGCTGCGTGCTGCTGCTACCTCATCGGCCATCGGTGGATCCTGCAATTTGTCAAAACAAACCCGATCTTCAACAAAATGCTGACGACAGA GAAGGGTCTATATTCTGGCATGGTGGCCTTCTTCCTGGCATGTCTGACATTCCCTCACTTTGTTGGTCAATATATGGTTTCCCAG TACACCATGAAGCAGCTCCTGAACTCCTTATTAGACAGCAGGCAGTGGAGCTCTCAATCCCACAATGCCTCTGTTCAACTGGGGAGCGAGCCTTTGTTGGAGTGGAGTTCATCAGGAAGTCCTTTCTACCTTTCTTTGGTTGTCTTTCTGCTAATGAAG ATGTGGATGTTGGTCCTCGCCTGCACTCTGCCTCTGCCAGCCGGATATGTCATGCCAGTGTTTATCTATG GGGCAGCTTTAGGCCGGTTGTTTGGAGAAGGAGTAACTGGACTGACTTCTGGCCAACAGTGGGCTTCTATAAATCCTGTAAATCCTGGGGGCTACGCACTTGCAG GTGCAGCAGCCTTCTGCGGGGCAGTGACACACACCTTGTCCCCAGCTCTAATGGCTATAGAGTTAACTGGCCAGTTCAGCCACGCTATACCCATCATCCTCGCCACTCTGCTGGCCAATGCCGTGTCTCGCTCTGGGGACCGCCCATCTTTCTATGACGCAATCTCCATCAGCAAGAGGCTCCCATATCTGCCCTCCCTGATGAAGGTGTGCCCCCG GATTCCCTCCACCCCAGTTGGACAGGTTTTGGGAGTGAAATCAGTGCAGCTTAAGAAAGCAGCTGGTCCAGTGGAGATGCAGCATGCTGTCAACACAAGCACTGACCCGCAAATACCTGTCGTGGACTCACATG AGTCGCAGATTATACTGGGCGTTGTTCTCCGATCAGAGCTGCTGACGTTCCTGCGTCACTGTAAGACTGAG ACTCTGGAAAAACATCTGGATGAGGTCTGCTGCATTTACCCAACATCTGTCCTGTTATCACCCCACAACACCGTTCAGGAG GCCTACAGTTGCCTGAGTCTGATTGGAGCTCAGACCTTGCTTGTCACAGACAGGGGAAGACTGGTCGGGGTCATCACATGGCCACAG ATGAAGAGAATATTGGAAGACTTGGCCAAAGAAATCTAA
- the clcnk gene encoding chloride channel K isoform X2, which yields MKSLDEAPGTKTFSKNNNWDQENQSAASHNTNLLLGDPRTPCRRSRATVKGWLLKLRCCMGTVCGMEWYCYAALGILTAILSFLMDLSVAKLLRAHQWLYMKLEGNSLLQFFCWTLYPACLCAVSSSFSHNICPFSTGSGIPELRTMLVGIEMPQYLSLTNMFTKYLGLICTLSAGSTVYLGKVGPFVHLSTMVGAYLSNLCNLIQANEKDKAAGEMLVVAAAVGVASCFGAPITGVLFSVELMCSHFAVRHYCPCFFSAACGALTFRLFSVWSGDRVTPQALFKTNFPNALPFYPLEIVLFAFLGLLCGAACCCYLIGHRWILQFVKTNPIFNKMLTTEKGLYSGMVAFFLACLTFPHFVGQYMVSQYTMKQLLNSLLDSRQWSSQSHNASVQLGSEPLLEWSSSGSPFYLSLVVFLLMKMWMLVLACTLPLPAGYVMPVFIYGAALGRLFGEGVTGLTSGQQWASINPVNPGGYALAGAAAFCGAVTHTLSPALMAIELTGQFSHAIPIILATLLANAVSRSGDRPSFYDAISISKRLPYLPSLMKVCPRYAVF from the exons GGTGGCTGTTGAAGCTGAGGTGCTGTATGGGAACAGTGTGTGGAATGGAATGGTATTGCTACGCCGCTCTAGGAATTTTGACTGCCATCCTTAGCTTTCTAATGGATCTAAGTGTGGCAAAGCTGCTGAGAG CTCACCAATGGCTTTACATGAAGCTGGAAGGCAACAGTCTGCTGCAGTTCTTCTGCTGGACTCTTTACCCAGCATGCCTTTGTGCCGTCTCATCATCATTCTCCCACAACATTTGTCCCTTCTCCACAG GCTCGGGGATACCAGAGCTGAGAACCATGCTGGTCGGCATTGAAATGCCTCAATATTTGTCTCTCACTAATATGTTTACCAAGTATCTGGGCCTTATCTGTACACTGTCAGCAGGCAGCACTGTTTACCTGGGCAAAGTG GGTCCATTTGTGCATCTTTCCACCATGGTTGGAGCTTACCTGAGCAACCTATGCAACCTCATCCAAGCCAATGAGAAG gaCAAAGCTGCTGGAGAAATGCTGGTTGTAGCTGCTGCAGTTGGCGTAGCCAGCTGCTTTGGAGCTCCCATCACCG GTGTGTTGTTCAGTGTGGAATTGATGTGCTCTCACTTCGCCGTGAGGCATTACTGCCCATGTTTCTTCTCAGCCGCCTGTGGGGCACTGACCTTTCGCCTGTTCTCAGTGTGGAGTGGAGATAGAG TGACTCCTCAGGCATTGTTCAAAACTAATTTCCCCAATGCTTTACCTTTCTACCCGCTGGAGATTGTGCTCTTCGCTTTCCTGGG GCTGCTGTGTGGAGCTGCGTGCTGCTGCTACCTCATCGGCCATCGGTGGATCCTGCAATTTGTCAAAACAAACCCGATCTTCAACAAAATGCTGACGACAGA GAAGGGTCTATATTCTGGCATGGTGGCCTTCTTCCTGGCATGTCTGACATTCCCTCACTTTGTTGGTCAATATATGGTTTCCCAG TACACCATGAAGCAGCTCCTGAACTCCTTATTAGACAGCAGGCAGTGGAGCTCTCAATCCCACAATGCCTCTGTTCAACTGGGGAGCGAGCCTTTGTTGGAGTGGAGTTCATCAGGAAGTCCTTTCTACCTTTCTTTGGTTGTCTTTCTGCTAATGAAG ATGTGGATGTTGGTCCTCGCCTGCACTCTGCCTCTGCCAGCCGGATATGTCATGCCAGTGTTTATCTATG GGGCAGCTTTAGGCCGGTTGTTTGGAGAAGGAGTAACTGGACTGACTTCTGGCCAACAGTGGGCTTCTATAAATCCTGTAAATCCTGGGGGCTACGCACTTGCAG GTGCAGCAGCCTTCTGCGGGGCAGTGACACACACCTTGTCCCCAGCTCTAATGGCTATAGAGTTAACTGGCCAGTTCAGCCACGCTATACCCATCATCCTCGCCACTCTGCTGGCCAATGCCGTGTCTCGCTCTGGGGACCGCCCATCTTTCTATGACGCAATCTCCATCAGCAAGAGGCTCCCATATCTGCCCTCCCTGATGAAGGTGTGCCCCCG CTATGCAGTGTTCTGA